From Sporolactobacillus pectinivorans:
AAGACGTTTAAGGATGATGAAAAGAATGGGGTGAATCGCGTCACCGGCTTGTCGATTGGTGCTTTAAATCACCCGTTCACTTTTCAAATTCTTTGAACTTCATCAATAAATAGAAAAAAGGATACACGAAAACAGAAGGGATTGAAGACATTGAAAGTTATCGTTTCAACGGGGAAATTTTTAGGAAAATATTTTGCCTTATTTGTTTTGGCAGCTGCAGCCATCAGTTATTTTCAACCCAGTTTAATTACCTGGGTACTGCCTTACGTTTCCTATTTGCTGGGCATCGTCATGTTTGGGATGGGGATGACTCTGAAGCGGTCCGATTTTGCCGAAGTTTTTAAACGACCGAAAGATGTTATTGTCGGCGTTTGCGCGCATTATCTGATCATGCCGCTTGCCGCTTACGCGCTCTGCCTCGTTTTCCATCTTCCGAGTGCTGTTGCCGTTGGTGTCATCCTCGTCGGTTGCTGTCCCAGCGGAACATCGTCCAATGTCATGTGCTATCTTGCAAAAGGCGATGTTGCGCTCGGTGTCTCGATTGGTGCCGTCTCCACACTTATCGCGCCAGTCATGCTGCCCCTGATTCTCTGGCTGCTTGCCGGACGCTGGGTGAAAATTCCGACAGGATCGCTCTTTATCAGTGTCGTTGAGATCGTGATCATCCCAATCGTTCTTGGTGTACTTGTCAACACATTGTTTGGTAAAAAAGTTGAAAAAGCTACCGAAGCACTCCCGCTTGTATCAACGCTATCAATTATTATGATCGCAGGTGGCGTAGTAGCGGCAAACAGCGTGACATTGTTCGCCGCCAGCACGCTGATCCTCATTCCGGTAATCATTCTGCACAACCTGCTTGGGTATACTTTAGGTTTCTTCTTCAGCAGGCTGCTCGGCATGGATCATCCTAAGAG
This genomic window contains:
- a CDS encoding bile acid:sodium symporter family protein; this encodes MKVIVSTGKFLGKYFALFVLAAAAISYFQPSLITWVLPYVSYLLGIVMFGMGMTLKRSDFAEVFKRPKDVIVGVCAHYLIMPLAAYALCLVFHLPSAVAVGVILVGCCPSGTSSNVMCYLAKGDVALGVSIGAVSTLIAPVMLPLILWLLAGRWVKIPTGSLFISVVEIVIIPIVLGVLVNTLFGKKVEKATEALPLVSTLSIIMIAGGVVAANSVTLFAASTLILIPVIILHNLLGYTLGFFFSRLLGMDHPKSRAITFEVGMQNSALGVTLAMAFFSPIAAVPGTLFSVWHNMSGSVLASYWEGKSKKERAKSTVKTAPNAVS